From the genome of Pectobacterium atrosepticum:
TCGCCATCACCGACGGCTTTGATATGGGCGTGGGCATTCTGCTACGCCTACTGGGAAAGAGCGACACCGAACGGCGGGTGATGATTAACGTGATCGCCCCACACTGGGACGGCAATCAGGTCTGGCTGATCACCGCTGCTGGCGCGCTGTTTGCCGCCTGGCCGATGGTCTATGCTGCTGCCTTTTCCGGTTTCTATTTCGCTATGATTTTAGTCTTGGCCGCCCTGTTTTTCCGCCCGGTTGGCTTTGATTACCGCTCAAAACTGGAAAATCGCCGCTGGCGTAATATGTGGGACTGGGGAATTTTTATCGGCAGCTTCGTCCCCACGCTGGTGTTTGGTATAGCACTCGGGAACCTGTTGCAGGGCGTGCCATTGAGCGTAGATATGTATTTGCGCCTCACCTACCACGGCGGATTCTTTGGCCTGCTGAATCCGTTCGGGTTGCTGGCGGGGTTAGTGAGTGTCGCCATGATCGTTTCCCACGGCGCGATTTACCTGCAAATGCGCACCACCGATGCACTTCAGCGTCGCGCGCAAAAAACGGTCCTGACCGCCAGCGTACTGATGAGCATCACCTTCTTACTGGCTGGCCTCTGGGTACTAACCGGAATCGACGGCTATGTGATTACCTCCGCGCTGGATAAAGCAGCACCGTCCAACCCATTGAAAAAAGAAGTGGTCCAACAGGCTGGAGCCTGGTTAACCAACTTTACTGCGTATCCCGTGTTATGGACGATCCCAGCTCTGGGTGTAGTCCTGCCGTGGTTCACGAGTCTCTTCTCACGCGTGAACCGCTGCGGCTGGGGCTTTCTGACATCGTCACTGACGATTGTCTGCGTGATTCTGACCGCGGGGATTACGCTATTCCCCTTCGTGATTCCTTCCAGTTTTGATCCCAATGTTAGCCTGACCATCTGGGATGCCACCTCTAGCCAGCTTACGCTTCAGGTGATGACGATTTTGGCCTGCATTTTTGTCCCCACCATCCTGATCTATACCAGCTGGTGTTATTACAAAATGTTTGGCCGTATCGACGCACGTTACATCGAAGAAAATAAGCATTCTGTTTACTAACGATTTTTGAGGAGAAAGAAGATGTGGTATTTCGCCTGGATACTCGGCACGCTACTGGCCTGTGCATTCGCACTGGTCACCGCATTGGCCGTAGAGAATCATGAAGCGGGGAAAGACGCGTCCTAATAAAACGGCGCGCCGCCATCGCGGTGCTTCATCATGCCGTTCTGATGCAATCATCGCTGATACAATCGGGCAGACGAAATCCGCCGAGGGCGCTAGAATGCAAACGCGGCGCCCAAGCGGATACCTTTTTCAACCTGAAATCAGATGATAACATGACAACACCCAGACAGGACAAAACTCCGTGGTGGAGCCAGGGGAAAACCCCGGACTACCGTTTTTCATTAGCGAATGAACGCACCTTTCTGGCGTGGATCCGCACCGCGCTGGCGTTTCTCGCGGGTGCAGTGGGTATCGATCAATTTACCGTGCATATCGATCCGTTGCTGCGTCAAGGGCTGTCGTTGTTACTGGTCGTCAGTGCGGCGCTGCTGGGCGGCTTGGCCTATCGTCGCTGGGTCAGCAATGAAAAAGCCATGCGGCAGGAAAATGATATGCCGTACACGCCGATGCTGCTGATCGTGACGCTGTTTATCACCCTCATTGCCATTGCTCTCGCCGCCATGATTCTGTTCGGGTAGCGTATGGAGACGACCCGCGATCCGGGGTTACAGTCACAGCGAACCGGCATGGCGTGGTCCCGTACCCTGTTTGTGATGCTGATCAATAGCCTTCTGTGTTTTCGCCTCAGTATGGCAGACGATAGCCGCGCGGTGTTTGCCTGCGCCATGCTGCTCTTATGCGTTTCCGCTCTGATGTCGGTGCTGGCGATTGTGCGTTATCGTTTTAATGCCAGTTGTCAGTTGGTGTTATCGCGCATTAACCACGGACTGATCGTGCTGACATCTGCGTCAATTGTGATCACTGCGTTGGTATTGCTGCTACATTTCAGCGGTGTGTGGCAGAGGTAGGTTTTCTAGACGAAAGGCGGTGAAGCCCAAACGCGCTTCACCGATTAGGTGGACTATTCGATCGAACTTTCAGGGAACAGGAACGGGTTGATACTACTTCGAGAAAAACCTTCTTCCTCCATTTTCACATCCAGTACCAGCGACGCCAGATCGTCGGCGACGGCTTCCACACGGTGATCTTTTTCCTGATATAACAGCTTCACATACGTGCCGCAGTGACCACAGCTTTCCGCTTTAATCGCGGAGTTTTCGCTATCCAGAGACCAGTAATTGAGTTCACTGGACTCTTCACAGTTGCTGCATTTCACCCGCACCATGTGCCATTCGCTTTCGCACAGATTACAGTGCAGATAACGCAGCCCGCTAGATGTGCCTAACTGCACCA
Proteins encoded in this window:
- the cydB gene encoding cytochrome d ubiquinol oxidase subunit II; the protein is MLDYETLRLIWWGLIGLLFIGFAITDGFDMGVGILLRLLGKSDTERRVMINVIAPHWDGNQVWLITAAGALFAAWPMVYAAAFSGFYFAMILVLAALFFRPVGFDYRSKLENRRWRNMWDWGIFIGSFVPTLVFGIALGNLLQGVPLSVDMYLRLTYHGGFFGLLNPFGLLAGLVSVAMIVSHGAIYLQMRTTDALQRRAQKTVLTASVLMSITFLLAGLWVLTGIDGYVITSALDKAAPSNPLKKEVVQQAGAWLTNFTAYPVLWTIPALGVVLPWFTSLFSRVNRCGWGFLTSSLTIVCVILTAGITLFPFVIPSSFDPNVSLTIWDATSSQLTLQVMTILACIFVPTILIYTSWCYYKMFGRIDARYIEENKHSVY
- a CDS encoding DUF202 domain-containing protein, whose product is METTRDPGLQSQRTGMAWSRTLFVMLINSLLCFRLSMADDSRAVFACAMLLLCVSALMSVLAIVRYRFNASCQLVLSRINHGLIVLTSASIVITALVLLLHFSGVWQR
- the cydX gene encoding cytochrome bd-I oxidase subunit CydX, yielding MWYFAWILGTLLACAFALVTALAVENHEAGKDAS
- a CDS encoding DUF202 domain-containing protein, producing the protein MTTPRQDKTPWWSQGKTPDYRFSLANERTFLAWIRTALAFLAGAVGIDQFTVHIDPLLRQGLSLLLVVSAALLGGLAYRRWVSNEKAMRQENDMPYTPMLLIVTLFITLIAIALAAMILFG